One segment of Campylobacter hominis ATCC BAA-381 DNA contains the following:
- a CDS encoding RNB domain-containing ribonuclease encodes MKEFLKSFNIGVSKNSLSAKEQEITRNLLNVGAISEYKGKYYQNDGFVFGKLDISSNGTGYLSAFDDKFESDLIIENKHINGAHFGDTVLAKIISKKKARTHAKVLMCVFPAFATSVVYTKKFGREILGVNIKTEVATMLRATQKSLKALPEFTLLKIDNLKNEIVEVLGNLNDPLVDEKISLAIYNKNDIFSQECELQATSFGDEVDVKMYPNRLDLQDLAFCTIDPIDAKDFDDAIYFDEQKREIYVAIADVSEYVSEYSPIDKEAKFRGFSIYFPHKSIPMLPRNLSENICSLKPDVPRLAYVFKISLDESLNVKNEILNEAIICSKARFNYDEIDKILNDEKVPNKQFNWILSLNKICEKLREKRLEKGFDFRTKELRLTLDENGLIKSTRYENDTPSHKLVEDCMLLANKAAAARIKHGIFRNHGTADLKKINALLEDLAVLGIDAVYESDNAKMIKKIQVQADEIGIREMVDKLIIKAQKRAEYGEFSLGHFALGFKNYTHFTSPIRRYSDLLLHRFLKANAKKDTKFYNYLLLNIGEICENLNILEREADKVEFDFNDRKFARFAKENLGKIFRCYIDENTTQTIARLDDKLKGARIFIDNFTCDILTPVLVRLESSDIGTAKITGKVVKKQDV; translated from the coding sequence ATGAAAGAATTTTTAAAGTCTTTCAACATAGGCGTCAGCAAAAATTCGCTTAGCGCAAAAGAGCAGGAGATTACAAGAAATTTGCTTAATGTGGGCGCAATCAGCGAATATAAAGGAAAATATTATCAAAATGACGGATTTGTGTTTGGAAAACTTGATATTTCATCTAATGGAACCGGTTATTTAAGCGCATTTGACGACAAATTCGAAAGCGATTTAATAATAGAAAACAAACACATAAACGGTGCACATTTTGGCGATACGGTTTTAGCGAAAATTATCAGTAAAAAAAAGGCCAGAACTCATGCAAAAGTGCTTATGTGTGTGTTTCCTGCATTTGCGACAAGCGTTGTTTATACTAAAAAATTCGGCCGAGAAATTTTAGGCGTAAATATAAAAACCGAAGTTGCAACCATGTTAAGAGCGACACAAAAATCGCTTAAAGCATTGCCTGAATTTACTCTTTTAAAAATTGATAATCTAAAAAATGAAATAGTTGAGGTTTTAGGAAATTTAAATGATCCTTTGGTTGATGAGAAAATTTCACTTGCAATTTACAATAAAAACGATATTTTCAGCCAAGAATGCGAACTGCAAGCCACGAGCTTCGGTGATGAAGTAGATGTAAAAATGTATCCGAATCGCCTTGATTTGCAAGATTTGGCGTTTTGCACGATTGACCCGATTGATGCGAAAGATTTTGACGATGCAATATATTTTGATGAACAAAAACGCGAAATTTATGTCGCAATAGCCGATGTAAGTGAATATGTAAGCGAATATTCTCCGATTGACAAAGAGGCGAAATTTAGAGGATTTTCAATATATTTTCCGCATAAATCAATTCCTATGTTGCCACGAAATTTAAGCGAAAACATCTGTTCTTTAAAACCGGATGTGCCAAGGCTTGCGTATGTTTTTAAAATTTCACTTGATGAAAGTTTAAATGTAAAAAATGAAATTTTAAACGAAGCTATAATTTGTTCGAAAGCAAGGTTTAATTATGATGAAATAGATAAAATTTTAAACGATGAAAAAGTTCCGAACAAGCAATTTAATTGGATTTTGTCATTAAATAAAATTTGTGAAAAACTGCGCGAAAAAAGGCTTGAAAAAGGTTTTGATTTCCGCACAAAAGAACTTCGACTGACACTTGATGAAAACGGTCTTATAAAAAGCACGCGCTACGAAAACGATACGCCATCTCACAAACTGGTTGAGGATTGTATGCTTTTGGCAAATAAAGCAGCCGCTGCCAGGATAAAGCATGGGATTTTCAGAAATCACGGCACGGCGGATCTTAAAAAAATCAATGCGCTTTTGGAAGATCTCGCAGTTTTGGGAATTGACGCAGTTTATGAAAGCGATAATGCTAAAATGATTAAAAAAATTCAAGTCCAAGCTGATGAAATAGGAATCCGCGAAATGGTTGATAAACTAATCATAAAAGCGCAAAAAAGAGCGGAATATGGTGAATTCAGCCTTGGACATTTTGCTTTGGGATTTAAAAATTACACACATTTTACAAGCCCGATCAGAAGATACAGCGATCTTTTACTGCATCGATTTTTAAAGGCAAACGCCAAAAAAGATACTAAATTTTACAATTACTTGCTTTTAAATATCGGCGAAATTTGCGAAAATTTAAACATCCTTGAACGCGAAGCTGACAAAGTTGAATTTGATTTTAACGATAGAAAATTTGCGCGCTTTGCAAAAGAAAATTTAGGTAAAATTTTTCGCTGTTATATTGACGAAAACACGACTCAAACAATAGCAAGGCTTGATGATAAATTAAAAGGCGCAAGAATTTTTATAGATAATTTTACATGCGATATTTTAACGCCGGTGCTTGTAAGACTTGAAAGCAGTGATATAGGAACTGCAAAAATCACAGGAAAAGTGGTAAAAAAACAGGATGTATAG
- a CDS encoding cytochrome-c peroxidase yields MKITTIFLGSALVTSSLFAADNLAKAAKDAGLIALPTNQAALAKLAEETAIDAKDFPSTPERVELGKKLFFEPLLSKSGIISCNTCHNLARGGVDGIPASTGHKWTPNPHHVNAPTVYNSVFNTVQFWDGRAAHLAAQAQGPMTADPEMASSPKLVEDRINSMPGYVEEFKKAWGDQKITFELITGTIGIFERTLNTPSRFDEFLAGKSDALNAEEKAGLKLFIDKGCTTCHIGINLGGTMQPFEVVKKYKFANVGDFKGDANGLVKTPVLRNVELTAPYFHNGAIWKLTDAIKEMGSIQLGIDISDKDAKSIATFFKSLTGKMPEVVYPILPAQSESTPIPALDY; encoded by the coding sequence ATGAAAATCACAACGATTTTTTTAGGCTCAGCTTTAGTTACAAGCTCTCTTTTTGCGGCTGATAATTTAGCTAAAGCAGCTAAAGACGCGGGACTTATTGCACTTCCTACAAATCAAGCAGCTCTTGCTAAACTTGCGGAAGAGACAGCAATTGACGCAAAAGATTTTCCAAGCACACCTGAAAGAGTTGAACTTGGTAAAAAATTATTTTTTGAACCTTTGCTTTCAAAAAGTGGAATTATATCATGTAATACCTGTCACAATTTAGCTCGTGGCGGTGTAGATGGAATTCCTGCTTCTACAGGCCACAAATGGACACCAAACCCTCACCATGTAAATGCGCCTACCGTTTATAACTCGGTATTCAATACTGTTCAATTTTGGGATGGAAGAGCTGCTCACCTTGCAGCGCAAGCACAAGGTCCTATGACAGCTGATCCTGAAATGGCTTCGTCTCCTAAACTTGTTGAAGATAGAATAAACTCAATGCCGGGATATGTAGAAGAATTTAAAAAAGCTTGGGGCGATCAAAAAATAACATTTGAACTTATTACAGGAACAATTGGAATTTTTGAAAGAACTTTAAACACTCCTAGCAGATTTGATGAATTTTTGGCAGGCAAATCAGATGCTTTAAATGCTGAGGAAAAAGCAGGTCTAAAATTATTTATCGATAAGGGCTGTACAACTTGCCATATCGGCATAAATTTAGGCGGAACAATGCAACCGTTTGAAGTTGTTAAAAAATACAAATTCGCGAATGTAGGAGATTTCAAAGGCGATGCAAACGGCTTGGTTAAAACTCCTGTTTTAAGAAACGTAGAATTGACTGCTCCATATTTCCATAACGGTGCTATTTGGAAATTAACAGATGCGATAAAAGAAATGGGAAGTATTCAACTTGGTATAGATATTTCTGATAAAGATGCAAAAAGTATAGCTACTTTCTTTAAATCTTTGACAGGTAAAATGCCTGAGGTTGTTTATCCTATACTTCCTGCTCAAAGTGAATCTACGCCAATTCCTGCGCTTGATTACTAA
- a CDS encoding DNA-processing protein DprA codes for MNTINEIPFNIAPLSRLGKNAPKKLYYCGNLMLLNMPKIAIVGSRKMSVYTKNLIIKTACELKNRGICVVSGGAIGCDIAAQKAAFPYTIGIFANGLDIIYPKENSEQISKIYSDALAISEYENGTCAQRWQFLERNRIVVAISSAVIIAQADLKSGSLNSAKTALNLGIPIFTFPHRIDESRGTNMLLAEKKAFLIDDVMKFADKICDKLGVQNFQTSLNSVPKDEILEFVKYNNDLNSALLKFGDLIYEYELAGKIEIMGTKVMVK; via the coding sequence ATGAATACTATAAATGAAATTCCTTTTAATATCGCACCTCTTTCAAGGCTTGGTAAAAATGCACCGAAAAAATTATATTATTGTGGAAATTTAATGCTTCTAAATATGCCGAAAATCGCAATAGTAGGTTCAAGAAAGATGAGTGTTTATACAAAAAATCTTATCATTAAAACCGCTTGCGAGCTTAAAAACAGAGGAATTTGTGTGGTAAGCGGCGGAGCGATCGGCTGCGATATAGCTGCGCAAAAAGCGGCATTTCCATACACAATCGGCATTTTTGCAAACGGACTTGACATAATTTATCCAAAAGAAAATTCGGAGCAAATCAGTAAAATTTATTCCGACGCACTTGCAATCAGCGAATATGAAAACGGTACCTGCGCGCAAAGATGGCAGTTTCTGGAGCGAAACCGAATAGTGGTGGCTATATCAAGCGCTGTAATAATAGCGCAGGCCGATCTAAAAAGCGGTTCGTTAAATAGTGCCAAAACTGCGCTAAATTTAGGGATTCCAATCTTTACATTTCCGCACCGCATTGATGAAAGCAGAGGCACAAATATGCTTTTGGCTGAAAAAAAGGCATTTTTGATTGACGATGTGATGAAATTTGCAGATAAAATTTGTGATAAGCTAGGCGTGCAAAATTTTCAAACCTCCTTAAACAGCGTGCCAAAAGATGAAATATTGGAATTTGTGAAATATAATAATGATTTAAACAGTGCGCTTTTGAAATTCGGTGATTTGATTTATGAGTATGAACTTGCCGGAAAAATCGAAATTATGGGCACGAAAGTGATGGTAAAATAG
- a CDS encoding MFS transporter has product MSWKQNLGILTLSTFLLFFSFTSLLQVLPLYLKSFDTSDFMIGIINATFTLAAIFARPFSGKLLGIFSRFGTFYFFTAIFFIATLCYFFTLPLWLFLILRFVHGMGWGASNTACNTIATDIIPKKHLGSGIGFFSIAPSLTMMLAPILAIEIYKHFGFNAVVLSSSASILAAIVISFFMHDIKRHSDAKSLFLEKNALIPAFLMLCANSAYGGIISFIVLFAKEINVSNIGIFFAVAALALIILRPLFGFAVDKKGFFGISMIGFLGLCVSFLFLCNAWDEKFIIVSALFYALGSGALIASFQTMAIKRSSNLAAANATFFVGFDSGIFIGMIISGIISQFLGYKNMYFLMSVWLFVVLIFVVIFRKKIF; this is encoded by the coding sequence ATGAGTTGGAAACAAAATTTAGGAATTTTAACGTTAAGCACGTTTTTGCTGTTTTTTAGTTTTACTTCTTTACTTCAAGTTTTGCCACTATACCTTAAAAGCTTTGATACAAGCGATTTTATGATAGGTATCATAAATGCGACTTTTACACTGGCTGCAATTTTCGCGCGCCCATTTAGCGGCAAACTTTTAGGTATATTCAGCCGTTTTGGTACTTTTTATTTTTTTACAGCAATTTTTTTTATAGCTACACTTTGTTATTTTTTCACGCTTCCGTTATGGCTATTTTTGATTTTAAGATTTGTTCATGGAATGGGCTGGGGCGCATCCAATACGGCTTGCAATACAATCGCAACGGATATTATCCCGAAAAAACATTTAGGAAGCGGAATCGGCTTTTTTAGCATTGCTCCAAGTCTTACAATGATGCTGGCGCCGATTTTAGCAATTGAAATTTATAAACATTTCGGTTTTAATGCGGTGGTTTTGAGTTCATCGGCATCTATTCTTGCAGCGATTGTGATATCATTTTTTATGCACGATATAAAACGACACAGTGATGCAAAAAGTCTATTTTTAGAAAAAAATGCTCTGATACCGGCTTTTTTGATGCTTTGCGCAAATAGCGCTTATGGCGGCATAATTTCATTTATCGTGCTTTTTGCAAAAGAGATAAATGTCTCAAACATAGGCATTTTCTTTGCGGTTGCAGCTCTCGCTTTAATAATTTTAAGACCGCTTTTTGGATTTGCGGTTGATAAAAAAGGCTTTTTCGGCATTAGTATGATAGGATTTTTAGGACTTTGTGTATCATTTTTATTTTTATGTAATGCGTGGGACGAAAAATTTATAATTGTCTCAGCTCTATTTTACGCATTAGGAAGCGGTGCTTTGATTGCAAGCTTTCAAACTATGGCAATTAAAAGATCTTCCAATTTAGCAGCTGCGAATGCTACATTTTTTGTAGGATTTGATAGTGGAATTTTTATAGGAATGATAATATCCGGAATAATTTCACAATTTCTAGGATATAAAAATATGTATTTTTTAATGTCCGTCTGGCTTTTTGTTGTACTCATTTTTGTAGTTATTTTTAGAAAGAAAATTTTTTAA
- the ilvC gene encoding ketol-acid reductoisomerase → MAVTVYYDKDCDLSLIRSKKVAMIGFGSQGHAHALNLRDSGVDVVVGLKKGGKSWAKAEAMNFKVKSVVEATKEADVIMILTPDELQADIFASEIKDNLKEGDTIAFGHGFNIHYGQIVPPKGVDCIMVAPKAPGHTVRSEFVKGGGVPNLIAVSQNASGQAKELALSYASAIGAGRTGIIETTFKDETETDLFGEQAVLCGGLCALINAGFNTLTEAGYEPEMAYFECLHEMKLIVDLIYQGGMSDMRYSISNTAEYGDYISGKKVINEDSKKAMKEILGSIQDGSFAKDFILERKAGYARMNAERKIADASLLNKTGEKLRAMMPWIKNGKLVDKDKN, encoded by the coding sequence ATGGCAGTTACAGTTTATTATGACAAAGATTGCGATTTAAGTTTAATTCGTAGCAAAAAGGTTGCTATGATAGGTTTTGGCTCACAAGGTCACGCTCACGCTTTAAATTTAAGAGATAGCGGTGTAGATGTCGTTGTAGGACTTAAAAAAGGCGGAAAAAGCTGGGCTAAAGCAGAAGCTATGAATTTCAAAGTCAAAAGTGTGGTGGAAGCTACAAAAGAGGCTGACGTAATTATGATTTTAACACCTGATGAACTTCAAGCCGATATTTTTGCGTCGGAGATTAAAGATAATCTAAAAGAGGGTGATACCATAGCTTTCGGACACGGATTTAATATCCATTACGGTCAAATCGTGCCTCCAAAAGGCGTAGATTGCATTATGGTAGCGCCAAAAGCACCAGGTCATACGGTTAGAAGCGAGTTTGTAAAAGGCGGCGGCGTACCGAATCTAATCGCTGTTTCACAAAATGCAAGCGGACAAGCAAAAGAATTGGCTCTAAGCTATGCAAGTGCCATCGGAGCCGGAAGAACAGGCATCATAGAAACAACTTTCAAAGATGAAACGGAAACCGATCTTTTTGGTGAGCAAGCTGTTTTATGCGGCGGACTTTGTGCTTTAATAAATGCAGGTTTTAATACCTTGACTGAGGCTGGATACGAACCTGAAATGGCATATTTCGAGTGTTTGCACGAGATGAAATTAATCGTTGATCTGATCTATCAAGGCGGAATGTCAGATATGAGATATTCTATTTCAAATACAGCGGAATATGGTGATTATATCAGCGGCAAAAAAGTCATTAACGAAGATAGCAAAAAGGCTATGAAAGAGATTTTAGGAAGTATTCAGGATGGAAGTTTTGCAAAAGACTTCATTTTGGAACGAAAAGCGGGATATGCAAGAATGAATGCGGAACGCAAAATTGCAGATGCAAGCTTACTTAACAAGACCGGCGAAAAACTTCGCGCAATGATGCCATGGATTAAAAACGGCAAATTAGTTGATAAAGATAAAAACTGA
- a CDS encoding divergent polysaccharide deacetylase family protein, which translates to MKKISKGRHKKRPELLKFTIIILFCIVCIAFGYWILELFFGRIPTEISKTAPKAVEQNISSPKKNDEILTIEEIVKYKPNNIESKNVEVAKSAENSKIVGGTEISDQNLDVNTTNEISGLEGVNSQTNEKIFVKPRSKKPKLAIIIDDMSNENDAKNLKAVGLKLTPSFFPRSKFTPHTPQIAKNFKHFMIHLPLEALNYKDELDTILIGDSALRIEAKIRSIRSDFPNARFINNHTGSKFTSNQKAMERLYNVLSIYNFDFVDSLTVGNSKVQKVAQNRGKRYIYRDVFLDNIQNVAEIRKMLKKAVKVAHEKGFAIAIGHPKKETFKALGTSGDILGDVEIVYVDEIYEYYK; encoded by the coding sequence TTGAAAAAAATATCAAAAGGACGCCATAAAAAGCGTCCCGAACTCTTAAAATTTACAATAATTATACTGTTTTGCATTGTTTGTATCGCGTTTGGTTACTGGATTTTAGAACTGTTTTTCGGACGCATTCCGACCGAAATTTCAAAAACTGCACCAAAAGCGGTAGAACAAAATATATCATCGCCTAAAAAAAATGATGAAATTTTAACTATAGAAGAAATTGTAAAATACAAACCTAATAATATTGAATCAAAAAATGTTGAAGTTGCAAAAAGCGCCGAAAATTCCAAAATAGTTGGCGGCACTGAAATTTCAGATCAGAATTTAGATGTAAATACAACAAATGAAATTTCAGGTCTTGAAGGCGTGAATTCTCAGACAAACGAAAAGATTTTTGTCAAACCGCGTTCTAAAAAGCCAAAACTTGCGATAATTATCGATGATATGAGCAATGAAAACGATGCCAAAAATTTAAAAGCTGTCGGGTTAAAACTTACACCATCTTTTTTTCCGCGTTCAAAATTTACGCCGCATACCCCGCAAATAGCAAAAAATTTCAAACATTTTATGATTCATTTGCCGCTTGAAGCGTTAAATTATAAAGATGAACTTGATACGATTTTAATCGGAGATTCCGCATTGCGTATAGAAGCTAAAATTCGCTCAATTCGCAGCGATTTTCCGAATGCAAGATTTATAAATAATCATACAGGAAGCAAATTTACAAGTAATCAAAAAGCTATGGAACGCCTTTATAACGTACTTTCAATATACAATTTTGATTTTGTGGATTCACTTACTGTAGGGAATTCAAAAGTTCAAAAAGTAGCGCAAAATCGTGGCAAAAGATATATTTACAGAGATGTTTTTTTGGATAATATCCAAAATGTCGCAGAAATACGTAAAATGCTGAAAAAAGCGGTTAAGGTGGCACATGAAAAAGGTTTTGCAATCGCAATAGGACATCCTAAGAAAGAGACTTTCAAAGCACTTGGTACAAGCGGTGATATTTTGGGCGACGTAGAAATTGTGTATGTGGACGAAATTTATGAATACTATAAATGA
- the ruvX gene encoding Holliday junction resolvase RuvX has translation MEISAGLDVGLKRIGVALAFDKIVMPQNAVIRKNRNQAAREISEILQQNGVKKLVVGIPLGGSSEDEMKRRITHFCSLLNFKGEIIFMDESYSSVEADEMRQFSGKKKDGKLDSLAAMVILKRYLGA, from the coding sequence GTGGAAATTTCAGCAGGACTTGATGTCGGGCTTAAAAGAATAGGCGTGGCTTTGGCGTTTGATAAAATCGTAATGCCGCAAAACGCGGTAATTCGCAAAAATAGAAATCAGGCTGCGCGTGAAATAAGCGAAATTTTACAACAAAACGGCGTAAAAAAATTGGTAGTCGGAATTCCGCTTGGTGGATCAAGCGAAGATGAAATGAAGCGCAGAATTACACATTTTTGTTCGCTTTTAAATTTTAAAGGAGAGATAATTTTTATGGATGAGAGCTATTCCAGCGTCGAAGCCGATGAAATGAGGCAATTTTCCGGCAAAAAAAAAGACGGCAAACTGGACAGCTTAGCTGCAATGGTAATTTTAAAAAGGTATTTAGGTGCGTAA
- a CDS encoding sodium-dependent transporter has translation MSHKSFSSRWMFILACVGSAVGMANVWGFPYKVHQNGGGAFLLIYIFFIAIFAFCGLSAEYAIGRRAKTGTLGAYEYAWKSRGLNKIGKAIGWLPLAGSICIAIGYAVIIAYVFKALFEALTGSLMSVDTSTWFENFAIKENYSVVWYHLIIIVGTLLTLFFGAKSIEKTNKIMMPLFFILFFILAIRVATLDGAFEGYKFLFSADWSKLKDPMVWVSAMGQAFFSLSITGSGMIVYGAYLAKDEDIIDSAKKTAFFDTVAALVAALVIIPAVFAYGMKQAGGPGLLFVTLPKILQDMPGGQIFAIILFTAVIFGGITSLQNMFEVVAESVMHKFPQISRTMMLIILCVISFGIGVNMEKISSWGPWMDLVSIYIIPIGAVIGAVSWFWILPKKELLEEINTGSDKIYGNIWHFIGKFVFVPMSLILCLIALFKQIAF, from the coding sequence ATGAGCCATAAAAGTTTTTCATCTCGTTGGATGTTTATATTAGCTTGCGTTGGATCTGCCGTTGGAATGGCAAATGTTTGGGGTTTCCCATATAAAGTCCATCAAAATGGCGGCGGAGCTTTTTTGCTGATTTATATATTTTTTATAGCAATTTTTGCTTTTTGCGGTTTATCGGCCGAATATGCTATCGGAAGACGCGCAAAAACCGGAACTCTTGGCGCTTATGAATATGCTTGGAAAAGTCGCGGTTTAAATAAAATCGGCAAAGCTATAGGCTGGCTTCCGCTTGCAGGGTCAATCTGTATAGCAATAGGATATGCTGTAATTATAGCCTACGTTTTTAAAGCGCTTTTTGAGGCGCTCACAGGCTCTCTTATGAGCGTGGATACTTCGACGTGGTTTGAGAATTTTGCTATAAAGGAAAACTATTCGGTTGTCTGGTATCATTTGATAATTATCGTAGGCACACTTTTAACACTGTTTTTCGGTGCAAAAAGTATAGAAAAAACAAATAAAATTATGATGCCGCTATTTTTCATTCTATTTTTTATATTGGCAATTCGCGTAGCTACACTTGATGGAGCCTTTGAAGGATATAAATTTTTGTTTTCAGCCGATTGGAGCAAACTTAAAGATCCTATGGTATGGGTAAGCGCAATGGGACAAGCATTTTTCTCACTTTCAATTACTGGTTCTGGAATGATTGTATATGGCGCTTATCTTGCAAAAGATGAAGATATCATAGATAGCGCCAAGAAAACGGCTTTTTTTGATACGGTTGCCGCACTTGTGGCAGCACTAGTTATAATTCCGGCTGTTTTTGCTTATGGAATGAAACAAGCAGGAGGTCCTGGACTTCTTTTTGTGACTTTGCCTAAAATTTTACAAGATATGCCGGGAGGTCAAATTTTTGCGATTATTCTATTTACAGCCGTAATTTTTGGTGGAATTACATCACTTCAAAATATGTTTGAAGTTGTAGCCGAAAGCGTAATGCATAAATTTCCGCAAATTTCTCGCACAATGATGCTTATTATTTTATGCGTAATAAGTTTCGGAATCGGTGTAAATATGGAGAAAATCAGCTCGTGGGGACCTTGGATGGATTTAGTTTCTATATATATAATTCCAATCGGCGCAGTTATAGGCGCTGTTTCGTGGTTTTGGATTTTGCCTAAAAAAGAGCTTTTAGAAGAAATAAATACAGGAAGCGATAAAATTTACGGAAATATTTGGCATTTTATCGGTAAATTTGTCTTTGTTCCGATGAGTTTGATTTTGTGCCTAATCGCGTTATTTAAACAAATCGCATTTTAA
- a CDS encoding threonine/serine exporter family protein produces the protein MIEFFMYVIIATIAALGFSYANHPPKYVLPWCSFFGGIGYSIRLLLINSQICNYVLATFISSMAVGLFSFLLAKRIKTPIEVIAFPALLPMIPGLQAYTSVLSIFKFINSTDEAQQIHYLDIFFNNIFVAIAAVFALAVGISLVLFIFYEKSFTMTRYKNFRLKYTKKLKSKNRACR, from the coding sequence ATGATTGAATTTTTTATGTATGTAATTATCGCTACAATAGCCGCTCTTGGATTTTCATATGCAAATCATCCGCCAAAATATGTATTGCCTTGGTGCTCATTCTTCGGCGGAATAGGATATTCGATCAGATTATTGCTTATCAATTCGCAAATTTGCAACTATGTTTTGGCTACATTTATATCTTCAATGGCAGTCGGTTTGTTTTCATTTTTACTTGCAAAACGCATAAAAACTCCTATTGAAGTTATCGCTTTCCCTGCACTTTTGCCGATGATTCCAGGTTTGCAAGCCTATACATCAGTTCTTTCCATTTTTAAATTTATAAACTCAACAGACGAAGCTCAACAAATTCATTATCTTGACATATTTTTTAATAATATTTTTGTTGCAATTGCAGCTGTTTTTGCATTGGCAGTCGGAATTTCTCTTGTTTTATTTATTTTCTATGAGAAATCATTTACTATGACGCGTTATAAAAATTTTAGATTAAAGTATACGAAAAAATTAAAATCAAAAAATAGAGCCTGTCGTTAA
- a CDS encoding DNA polymerase III subunit delta — MYRNELEGLIFAKKVPNYILLRGIDEFQNELYAKILISYFGCENLTSMYFDDYDYDKAVSFFEPSLFGGKNTLYIKTNKTLNKKEIKNLISMTQKDELNHFIYELDEDGYSSVAKDFTALFNKNEVRFFKPNSQREALNLLENKCKMCKIMANNDAALLRIYQIHNENLSLCANEIEKFARLGIEISLENVNKIVSGLSEVSFEDLFEKILDKKDFRDDFFLYTKSGSYDEMEFINFFYRSIFKIFKIHSYAKIYGNFDFKAIFGYTPPRNIQQTLKRRAGEISTKKFFEIFKHLNETEFSLKTEQNIDKQTFLLAKLLELQRILIQK, encoded by the coding sequence ATGTATAGAAATGAACTTGAAGGGCTGATTTTTGCAAAAAAAGTGCCAAATTATATACTTTTAAGAGGAATTGACGAATTTCAAAACGAACTTTATGCAAAAATTTTAATCTCATATTTTGGCTGTGAAAATTTAACAAGTATGTATTTTGATGATTACGATTACGATAAAGCAGTCAGTTTTTTCGAGCCAAGTCTATTCGGCGGCAAAAACACACTTTATATAAAAACTAACAAAACTCTTAATAAAAAAGAGATTAAAAACCTGATCTCAATGACGCAAAAAGATGAATTAAATCACTTTATCTACGAGCTTGATGAGGATGGATACAGCTCTGTGGCAAAAGATTTCACAGCACTTTTTAATAAAAACGAAGTAAGATTTTTTAAACCTAACTCACAAAGAGAAGCACTGAATTTGCTTGAAAATAAATGTAAAATGTGCAAAATAATGGCCAACAACGATGCCGCGCTTTTACGAATTTATCAAATTCACAACGAAAATTTAAGTCTTTGTGCAAATGAAATAGAAAAATTCGCACGTCTTGGTATAGAAATCAGTTTGGAAAATGTCAATAAAATTGTTTCCGGACTAAGCGAAGTCAGTTTTGAAGACCTTTTTGAAAAAATTTTGGATAAAAAAGATTTTAGAGATGATTTTTTTCTTTATACAAAAAGCGGTAGCTATGATGAAATGGAATTCATAAACTTTTTTTATCGCTCAATTTTTAAAATTTTCAAAATTCATAGTTACGCAAAAATTTACGGAAATTTTGATTTTAAAGCTATTTTCGGATACACGCCGCCTAGGAATATTCAACAAACTTTAAAAAGAAGAGCAGGCGAAATATCAACAAAAAAATTCTTTGAAATTTTTAAACATTTAAACGAAACGGAATTCAGCTTAAAAACCGAACAAAATATTGACAAACAGACATTTTTACTTGCAAAACTTTTGGAACTTCAAAGAATTTTAATACAAAAATAA